In Globicephala melas chromosome 20, mGloMel1.2, whole genome shotgun sequence, the genomic window AGTGGACCCTGGTACTTTAAAATCAAAGGCAGAGCTCATTAGCTTCAGTTTACAGATAAAGCTCAGCGAGGTTAAGCAGTCTGTCCATAGTAACACAGCCATCAAGCAAGGACAGGAACTGAGATCGGATTTCAAGTTCTGTGGTGTCCGTGACCCCCAAGTCTCGTGCTAATTCTCCTGACCCAGGATGCCCTAGCTTCTGCAAGGGAAGGGGTGcaggggaagaggaggcaggTGTCTGAGTatgtttctgtcttctctccacGTGCCTTCTGCCTGAAATTACATTTGCCCAGAACTTGCCAGCAGAGGCATTTCTAGGTGGCTTAGAGATATTGAGAGATGAGGAgagacttattttttaatatttatttatttacttatttatttggctgcgctgggtcttagctgtggcatgtgggatcttcagtggtggcatgtgggatctagttccctgaccagggatcgaacccgggccccctgcattgggagtgccgAGTCTtgccgctggaccaccagggaagtccctgaagagaGAGACTCTTGTCTCCTGGTAACCAGAAGCCCTCAACCAGCACACAATAAGCACGTTGGTGGTTGTCAACTGGTGAGGATTTCCACAACCGTGAAGTCGGCTGGGACTAGGCCCAGAGAGGCTGGTGCTATGACCGCAGCCACCTCAGGGACTCAGGAACGGAGATGCTGGGGACCCCTCCTATCTCCCTCCCTGACCATCTGCTTCTGTCTTTTGAGTAGGTTCTACACTAGAGTGAGCTGAGGTCGGAGAGACTGAAGGTTTCCACCATTGTAAAAGTGAGCTGAGGTGAGGCCACCAGGGCCTGGGAGCAGGGTGGAAAGGAGTGTGGTTTCCAGCCCAGTACCCTTGACAAAAATCTTGTCTTAGCCCCGGTAATCACATCCTCAGAGACGTGTGCCTCAGCTCCCTTCTAAATCAGGCCTTCTAGCCTACTGTCTCTCAgggttgttttttgggttttggtgcGTGTATTTGTCTCCCGAACTAGATGGCAAGCTCCCGGACACGGTCTGTTTTGTCTGCTTGGCATGTTCCTAATTCCTGACTCAcgtttgtcaaatgaatgagtaaatgaatgagtacCCCCTAGGATCCAGGCTCTGGGCCTCACAGCAGAGGCAGCTCTTGTCTGTTTACTGAATGTGCTCCAGCGAGCAGAACGTCACTTTCAATTCTGCTATTGATGGTGGGGTCAGGGTGCACTAAGAGGTTCCTTCCCGCCTCCCCTCCAGGAAACAGATGgtaaaaatgctttaaatgttGCTGCTTCCCCTAGCACCCTCTGCGCCCCTATCCTACTCCACCCAGATGCAGCCCCAGCTCCTTTTTAACGAGGGCTGAAACGGAATCAGCCCAGATGGGCTCTGGTAGTCAGTTCTCCTTCCTTGTAACTCTGGGCACCACCATGGGTGGGATGAAATTTCTGTATTTAGTGAGCtgttccctcttctctccacAAACTTCCCAGCCTTCCTCAATCCTCTTCAACTTATGCTCATACTCCTTTTTTTAATACTCCAAAGACCATTTCTCAGGCTGTAACTTAACTTACGGCCCTTCAATCCAATAACAACACATCCTCACTGTATGCCAGGCGCTGGCTCgggcagggagtgggggtggggtacacAGATGAGCATGACATGACCCCGCCCTCTAAGActcacagtttttgttttttttggtttttttggccacacctcatgggattttagttccccgaccagggatcgaacccaggcccttggcagtgagagtgaggATCCCTAACtgccggactgccagggaattccctaggacTCACAGTTGACTGGAGAAAGCAGACATGCCAGTTATCATCTCAGGGTAGAAAGAAGTCCCATTTAGTTGGAGAACCAGGCCAGGGCTTGGGAAGTAGGTGGCTTTTATGGCAGGCACCTAAAGGGACAGAGGAACCCACCTTTCTGAGGTGGTGAAGGACATTCAGGTGGAGGAAATAGAGAAGCAAAATCATAGCTGGGCCTGTGTGGGCAAGGACCATGGATGCAGagcatggggggggggggaataacCTGCAGACGCAGGTGGGGGTTGCTCATGGTGGCTCTTCAATGTCAGGTGAGGAGATGATCTGACTCCAGtgggagccattgaaggtttaTGAGCTGTGGCGTAGCAGACTCTGAGCTGTGCTTTAGGAAGGTTAATAGGGATGTGCGGAGGATGCTGAGTaaaggggaggcagggagaccagttaaagTGTTGTTCCCTTGGGGAAGGGGCGCACTCATGGGATGTAAGAGGGCAGTGGCAGTGGGCTAGGAGTCGAGTCTCCTGTGTGGTGACTGGTCTCTCTTAACCACCCCCTCAGCCTGAGTTCGGTTTGCCTTTTCCCCATGTCTCCTTTTGTCTTCTGGTTTTTCCCAGTTTAAGCGAAGAAGGAAATTCACAAACAGCCACAAGcagctcccccttcctctccctcttccagctTGGCTCTCTCTTGGCCCAGGCTCTGCCTGGCTGGGTCTTAGTATCCTGGCCCCCTTTGCAGGGTCTCCGGCTGAGAGATCTCTCTTTTTGCTCCGTCACTGTCTTCAGATGCCCACCCTTGGGAATCAGAAAGCTGTGCTGGAGCAGTAGTTTTGTCAGTGAAGCATGGAAGCAGCACTGCTCTACTCCTAGAAGATGCTCATCACCAAGGGGCCTGCAAAAGGAGGGGCCACCTTGCCCTTCCCCAAGGGAACTCACTCTGAGTAGGCCTACAGGACCCACACCGGTGAAACAACTAGAGGCCTGTAGAGGGTTGGAATGTTCTCCCAGCTCAGAGAGGATGGGTGGGCTCTGTCTgcttcacacagctagtaagtacaGAAGGCGGGTGGCCTAGGGTTTTGTTTGTCTAGTGCCTCAGACATGGCACTCGGAGAAGGGAGAGCTGGCATCCGATGTGGGCCCCTGTGCTAGGTCTCTTTGATTTGCAGTGGGGAGTAGTCCACCCAGAGAACTCTGGGCTTTTCTCAGGGCGAGGGGGAGGATGTGAAGTCTGGACCCCATTTTCCTTACACCTCCAGGGCTCTGGACACGTAGCTCATTGTCACTGTGAGGTTCATAGCGCCCTAGAGGGGCCACCGTCCCAGGGGATTCCCAAGCCCCTTAGGGGACGGACTCATGGGGCGTCCGCAACCCCGTAGGTAAAGCTTGCCCGGCTCTCCGGAGGTGtgtgggagggggcggggctccAAGCGCCGGGACCCCCACCCGGGCACCCGAAGGCCCCCGAGTCCTATCCCTGTCTGACCCGGCACGTGCCATGGGACAACTGATCGGCAAGTTGATGAGCATCTGCGGGAAACAGGGTAAGGGGAGCACAGGGCATCCGAGCGACCGCTTTGATCCGGCTCCCACCTGTCCCCCATCCCCCCGATCTGGGGTCGTCTGGGCGGATGTGATGGGGGACCTCGGGCTCGGAGGGTCCTGAGTGGGGCCTCCCCGCCTGCTCCGCagtctcccctgccccctccccgcccactcCTCGGTGGTCGCGCGCTTCGGTGCGCCCAGGGGCGCAGGGTTGGGCGAGCCTCCTTCCTCCGGCTCAACGCTGTCGCCGGTTTCCTGCGATTGTGACTTCACGCTCGCTCGGCTCTTTCCTCAGACCCCTTCTCTTGGCAAGTCCTGAGCGCCCCCGACCTTTGGCACAATCGCTTTTCTGGAAATGTGGAGCAGGGAATGTGGGGCTCAGCTCCCATTTCCCCTGTTCTGGAGTGGCGCAGGTGTCTCGGCCCGGTGGGAAAGAAACCTgccctgttgttttttgtgggggaagggggcgggggagcAGAAGTAGTAAGGTGGGGACAGGCCCCCCAGCCTGCTGGGAACACTTGTCTCCTTCCTGGGAGGCCTGGTGGAGCACACAATCCCTTGGTCATCGGGTTTGGCCCTGACCCTGCCCTTTTCCCGGATGCGTCCAGAACACAGGGTTATCATCGTGGGACTGGACCATGCAGGAAAGACCTCCATTTCCTACCAGTTGTAAGCGACTCTcggctggggggcggggctgggcctTCCCACCAGACTGACAAGCATTTGGACCAATCACCGGAGCCCTTCCCAGCGTCCTCGGGTTCCCCTGTAGCCAGGAGGATTGACTGGCGGAACCTGGTGTGACCTTCCTGGTAAAGTGGCCGCTCAGTTCAATGACTTCTCGGCCAGGCCTTTGAATCCTGCTCGGTATGAGCAACCCCACTGCTTCCCTCCGTCTACCCCCTACCCCTGCCAAACCCGGTTGCGGGCTTGAAGCTGTCCGAACCTGCCCGATAGTCTCCATGCTCTTCGCTCCCCCTAGCGTCAGGTCTCTCCTTCTAACTCCTGCACCCCAGtcttgtgtcttcattttctcccCCTTCTTCAAACCCAGAAGGTGGGGCCAGCTTTGGGTCTGCCTGGTCTCTGTAGCTCCTGGTCTAGCAGTCTGGCACACGTGCTGAGTAATTATCCATCGGAGCTTTTCCCGATATTTACTCTGGATGGCATCTCTCCTGTTTGGAACCTATTTGCTTAGGAAAATTTTCCCctgaaaaagttatatatatatatatatatatatatatatatatatatatatatatatatatatatatatatatttaattagaagaaaagagaaattcaaaCAATACAAGCATATATAGTGAAAAGTAAGTTTCCCTCTCATCCCTAACTCCCAGTTTCACTTCCCAGATTTTCCAGAGGCATTCCCTACGTATCAAAACGTGTGTGTTTTCTAAGTCACTTTAAACAAAGCCCCTTTCTGATGGCCCTCACTTATGTCTGTCTCCTTTTTCCGATCCCTGgctgctcaaagtgtggtccacagaccgGCAGTGTTGGCATCATCTGGAAGCTTGTTAGAGATGCAAAATGCTGGGCCGTAGCCCAGACCCACTGGATCACAATGTGCACTTTAGCAAAACTCCCAGGTGATTCAGCTGCATATTAAAGTTTGGGGAGACTGCTCTCATAAATCTCCCCTCTCTGGGGTCCAAGCCAGGCAGGACTTGGTCTCACTCCTGTCTGCATTCCCTCATGCCCAGCAGAGGCTCCGTCAACCTGGGCTGAATTGTTCTAAGTTAGATTCAGCCTGACTTCAGGTGGGGGACCagagctgggagaggactgggctgAGCACTTGGtaccctctcctgcctccccagcctgAAGAATGAGGTGGTCCCTACATGTCCCACCATCCGTAGCAACGTGGAGAAGATTGTTTTGCAAAAGACCCACTTCTTCATGGGGTACATAGGAGGAGAGGAGGCTCTGCGCTCCGCTTGGAACACATACTCCTCCAATGCTGAGGTGAGGAGGGTGCCTGGGCTTGGAGGAGCTGTGTGATATTAGccagtcactcaacctctctgagccttggttgtCCCATTGTGAGATGGAGACCATAATAATGACCTCCCtgggttgtgaaaattaaataataaaacaagagcTAATTCAGATGTGTCAAATACTTAACGCAGCGCAAAGCCCATTAAAATTCTTGAATACTTCCTGGCAGCTTTGTCTGCTTGCTGGCAGTTTTCTGTTTGATGCCTTGGATGGGGCAGGCCCTTTGTCCCTGGGGGCCTTACTTTCTCATTCCGGCAGCAGCAGAATCCAGTGGTTTCATTCCTGGAGTGAGAGCTGATTTCAAGCTCCAGTACTGCTACTCATAGGCTGTGTGGCCAAGGGCAAGATACACACCTCCCTGACCCTCAGTCTCGTAGTTTGTAAATGGGCATAGTAACAGTTCCAGTTCCACGGGGCTGTGATGAGGCCTAAATGGAGTCATGAAGGCCCAGTGCTTGGCATAACCTCTGGCACACAATCGGAAGCTGTGCTCAGTCCACCCTGGGTCTGGATAGAAGAGGGAATTCAAATGGGACTAGGGCAGTGAGGTCTTGAGAATgcacagtttgttttctgtgggaCTCACATCAGGGCAGAGTGCAGTGAGCAAGGAGACACGTTCATTGAAGGGAAAGCCCATCACTCACAACTCGCCTTTGCTGGTCAGTTCATCATCCTTGTGATTGACAGCACGGCCCGGGATCGACTGCTGACCACGCTGTAGGAGCTGTGTAAGATGCTGGCCCATGAGGTAAGACCCCTGCAGTTGGGAGAGGACCCGGtgtactagctctgtgacctcagtctactcacttagcctctctgagcgtTATTCCTAATGCCCCAGTCTCTGAGAACCTCCATCCCAGCAGCTTGGGCGGGGCGAGATTATCCCAGATGAAGGGCAATAACACCCTCAGCACAACTGATCACAGAAGCCAGAGTTGCAAGTTCAGGTTCTGACCCCACTTCTCACGCATTGTGGGACCCCagacaagttacttcacctctctaatCCTCAATTTCCCCAAGTATAAACGGAGAGGATCATCAAATTCCTACCTCCCGAGATCATTGTAAGGATACTATGAGCTGGCTGAAAGGCATTCCAGGAGCTGTCGGTGTCACTGGATGTGGTTGTTAGTGTTGGGCAggacctccatccccaccccacctgggAAAGCAGGGGAGGTAGGGAGGACTCATGGGGCCATGGGAAGGGGGGCTGGATCCTGGCAGGCTGACTGGGGCTGGGTCCACAGAGCTCTGTCCACAGGCTCTGTGAGATGCTTCCATCCTGATCTTTGCCAATAAGCAGGACGTGAAGGACTCCATGACCACCGTGGAGATCTCCCAATTCCTCACCCTTAGTGCCATGAAAGACCACCCGTGGCACATGGCACACACAGGGCTGCTCTGCCCTCACCGGGGAAAGGTTAATGGCTGTCCCACCTGGACCTCCAGGGCTTGGCCTAACCAGTGGTGCTGACGACTGACCATCAGAAccttctcctgtctctctcttgTCAGAATCTGGCTCACAGTTAGCTCCTGGGTCAAGACAGCTGAGCATCTACCCATGGTTAAGATGCTGTGGGTAAGCAGTGAGCAAGACAGGACAGGGTCCCTGCTCTCTAGGGGTTTGTTCTAGTGTGGAGAGAGGTGACACTCCACCTGAACACAAACATGTTAGGTACTGAGAAGTGCTTGAAGAAAGTGAAATTGAATAACAGGGATGGGTTTGCTTTAGCTCTGGTCGTCAGGGACCATCTCTACTAGGAGGTGACttctgagctgagacctgaatgaagaGACAGCCATGGGAAGCCCTGGGGGACAAGCCTTCCAGGCAGGAATCTCTGAGTCCTTTTGGCCTtgagtttccttgtctgtaaagagGAGGGTGATTATACCTGTTCCCTCCCAGAGTTCCTATAGAGAATAAATGATATCATTCATTTAACATTCATTGGGCACCTACAGTCCAtcctccatatccatgggttccacatcctcagattcaaccaactgcagattgaaaatattcgaaaaagaaaatgccagaaaattccaaaaagcaaaatttgaatttgctgtGTTCCAGCAATGATTTACgtagcatttatattgtatttacgactatttacatagcatttacattatattaggtattataagtaatctagagttGATTTATAGTATATAGGAGGATATgcctaggttatatgcaaatatatgccactttatataagggacttgagtatccGAGAATTTCGGTGTCTGCgaggatcctggaaccaatcccccatggatatgGAGAAATGACTGtactttgtgccaagcactgttctaggcacctgagaaacagcagtgaacaaaacagacaaaaatccctgcccttgtggagcttattttccagtgggggtggggtggggggttgggaaacagacaataaacaataaaaataagaaaaatacacagtaagttaaaaaGTGATAAGTGTAAAGGGGAAAAACCCATAGGAAAGGGAAGCTGGATGTCTGTTGTGGGGAATGTTGCAGTTTTAGATAAGGTGTCCAGGGAGGGGCTGCTGAGAAGGTAGCTGCTTAAACACCTGAAGGATGTGTGAGAGCTAAGTCATGGTCCTACAGAAAGGACCTCGAATCAGGCCTGGAGaattccccttcctcttccctctcaaGTGGAGTCACAGCAGGCTGGGGACATGGATGCCCAGTTGAAGAAGGGGAGACTTTAGGCAGGCCAGCCCAAGGAACCACACATTTCTGGCAGTGTCCTTGCCAACTCCTGGGTCAGGaggaccccctcccccaaaccacaGTTGGTTCAATTCAGTCGGCATTTCCTAAAAcccccatgtgccaggcactgtgccaagtgaTACAGACATGACCAAGACTCTACTCCTTCTCTGGGGTTGCTCACAGTATAATGGAAGAACTTGCTTATGGAGCCTCTTCCCAGGCCTTTGAGGCCACCCTGGTACTGACCCAGTGATGGAGCGGGTGGGAAGGGGGCACTGGAGCCTTGCGCAAAGACATTGCTAAGGTGGGTCTCCAGGCCTCTTCCTcaaagaagccctccctgactcccAGACATCCGGAGGCCTCTGTACATCTCCTTTCTAACCTTTATCACAGCACGTAGTTACAGAATTGTTTGATCATTTGTTTAATATCTATCTCCTCTGCTAGACTGTAAGCCCTAGAGGGCACGTCTGTTTTTTCACCAGTAGcccctagcacagtacctgatgCATGGTAGGTACACAGTCCGTTTATATTTGTTAACTGCACACAAAATTGGATATAAATTTGGTCGTTCCATCAgtcagcaggggctgggggctgggaaggcCATCATCCTCATGGGATATGTTGACCCTTGCCCTGTTCCTCTGTCCCTGCAGGCTGCCTGCTGGGCTTCAGTGCATGCAGTCTTGGGCCACTGTCAACTGATGTCAGCCTGAGGCCAACCAGAATCTTTGAGGGTTTTGCATGGACGATGTGGGTGGAAAACCCAAGTgactatttgttatttttctgcgATTCTCTGATGGGACCAGGGACAGCTATGGGCAGTGAGATTGCCACTATCCACCCAACCCGCACTGAGGAGCTAGACTGAGCACCCTGAATCGCTGCAGACAGGACAACAGTAAAAGCTGCCCTTCACTCCATGGGAGCAGGTATCCTTCTTGGAGACACCAGGGAAGCTGCTGGATGTGCTGGGGGATTAGGAAGTGgagccccctcccctcagccctcaACCTCTCTGTAGGAAAAATGGAGGACAGAGTAAGAAACCCtggaatttttctttatttcctagaaccctaaccctaagccccTCACCCCCTACTCCAGGTTTCTGGCCCCTTAGCCATCTTTGTCCCCTACCCTTTGATCAGAGGAGATTCCAGAAAGGTGAAGGGGTCGGCtcaggggaaggagggcagaaccaaaggctgggaggggagagggcagaggacaGGACCTTCTGGCCAGGGACAGTCCCTCACACTGCAGGGACTTCTactcctccctcaccctccccttccctccgaCCACAGCTTTTGAGCTTTAAGCCACACCTTCACTCCCAGTGTCCTTCCAGTGTGAATCCTACTCCTCCCAAATATCTCAGATTCCTAGAGCATTTGCTTTTCCTGTCTTTTTGTAGTGATTTTTTTCACACTGTAGTAGGAATTTTATGAAGGTGTAATAAATGTCATTGAAAACTGCTCacctcttatttcttcttctgcttGTGCCTCAGACTGGCTTTTGGTTTTCATACAAAGCTCTCAGGCAGGGGAAATCCACCTTGGAAGTGGAGGGGGGCTGCCTCAAGGGTCTGTCTGGCTAGGGGACTGGCTCTTTGGTCCTGGGCTGTGCAGCCCTCTGCCAGGTGACTGATACCGGACTTGCCAGGACTTAGagctctgggctctgcctgggCCTAGGGGAAAGAGTGGTTTGATGCTAACtcatggaggaggggaggaggggccctTCGGGGTTGGAAAAGCCTAGGGGTCCTATCAAAGCAGAGCTGGAAACAGGATGGAAACCCAGGCTACCCATCTGTGTACAGGGAGCAGTGCTATTACCCCAGAAGACCTGGGATGGTCCTGAGATCAGTGGGGTCTCTTCCCTTCCCAAGTCAGGTAGTGACATCTCTGTGAGAGGctggacacagatgtagagggcTCAGGATTTTTTTAACCTTGTGGTTTACATAAGGCGTGATTGTGGAGAAAGAACTCAGGAATTCTAAACATCGCCGTTCAGATTCTATTTTCCTTTCACTAGATTATTTTCAAAGAGAAACACAATAGTTCAAAGGTAATATCATCCCCGTATTCCACGGAAATTCATTCTCACTGGAGGGTAGTAGGAGGATGGGGGTATAGCTCAGTGGCAGAGCATTTGACTGCAGATCAAGAGGTCCCCGGTTCAAATCCGGGTGCCCCCTCTCTGTGCAAGACTTTTCGCGTTTTCTTGGTCTTGCAATGCACACGCTGAAGTTTACTTACAAACGCGAGGGGAAGGATCCTCCAGCACTGCTGACCCGTTTTGCAGTCGGGCGTGGGTGGAGTGGAGTCCCCGGCCCTGCCAGATCGTGTCCTCAGTCTGCTGGTGGACTGTACAAAGGCCCACTCTCGTAATGGTAGGGTGGAAGCGGGAGCACCCGCAGGTGGCCCTGCCCGGGGACCCCAATTGCTGTTGGGAACAAGAGAAGCTGAGTCTCTAAGGGCCGGGCTCGGGCTAGGGAAGGAAGGCCGAGAGGAGTCTACGAGAGCGTGTAGGATGGAGAAGTGGGCGCCAAGAGAAACGCTAAGGGAAC contains:
- the ARL5C gene encoding LOW QUALITY PROTEIN: putative ADP-ribosylation factor-like protein 5C (The sequence of the model RefSeq protein was modified relative to this genomic sequence to represent the inferred CDS: deleted 1 base in 1 codon; substituted 2 bases at 2 genomic stop codons) → MGQLIGKLMSICGKQEHRVIIVGLDHAGKTSISYQFLKNEVVPTCPTIRSNVEKIVLQKTHFFMGYIGGEEALRSAWNTYSSNAEFIILVIDSTARDRLLTTLXELCKMLAHEALXDASILIFANKQDVKDSMTTVEISQFLTLSAMKDHPWHMHTQGCSALTGERLPAGLQCMQSWATVN